A DNA window from Streptomyces canus contains the following coding sequences:
- the nuoN gene encoding NADH-quinone oxidoreductase subunit NuoN produces the protein MTATAVHSLWTTAADPITKIDAPKIEYGQLSPTLIILGAAIIGVLVEAFVPRKSRYYAQLFVSVVALCAAFAAVVALAADGYATTKAGIAAMGAIAVDGPALFLQGTILLAGLVGLFTFAERRLDPETHGNRVDSFAAQAASVPGSDSEKAAVKAGFTTTEVFPLLLFAVAGMLIFPAANDLLTLFVALEVFSLPLYLLCALARRKRLMSQEAAVKYFLLGSFASAFTLFGIALLYGYAGSVSYGTIAKVVDGTITTVDPALVDTMGNDALLLIGAAMIVMGLLFKVGAVPFHMWTPDVYQGAPTPVTGFMAAATKVAAFGALLRLLYVVLPGLRWDWRPVMWAVAIVTMLGGAIVAITQTDIKRLLAYSSIAHAGFILAGVIATTPDGVSSVLFYLAAYSFVTIGAFAVVTLVRDAGGEATHLSKWAGLGRRSPLVAAVFAVFLLAFAGIPLTSGFAGKFAVFKAAAEGGAAPLVVVGVISSAIAAFFYIRVIVLMFFSEPRPEGPTVAVPSPLTMTAIGVGVAVTLVLGVAPQYFLDLANQAGVFVR, from the coding sequence GTGACTGCGACAGCCGTCCACAGCCTGTGGACAACCGCGGCCGACCCGATCACCAAGATCGACGCGCCGAAGATCGAATACGGGCAATTGTCGCCCACCCTGATCATCCTGGGCGCGGCGATCATCGGAGTGCTGGTCGAGGCCTTCGTCCCGCGCAAGTCCCGTTACTACGCCCAGCTGTTCGTGTCCGTCGTAGCGCTGTGTGCCGCCTTCGCGGCGGTCGTCGCCCTCGCCGCCGACGGATACGCCACCACCAAGGCGGGCATCGCGGCGATGGGCGCGATCGCCGTCGACGGACCGGCCCTGTTCCTCCAGGGGACGATCCTGCTGGCAGGCCTCGTCGGACTGTTCACCTTCGCCGAGCGCCGGCTCGACCCCGAGACCCACGGCAACCGCGTCGACTCGTTCGCCGCGCAGGCCGCCTCCGTGCCGGGCAGTGACAGTGAGAAGGCCGCCGTGAAGGCCGGGTTCACCACCACCGAGGTGTTCCCTCTGCTGCTCTTCGCGGTCGCCGGCATGCTGATCTTCCCGGCTGCCAACGACCTGCTGACGCTGTTCGTGGCCCTGGAGGTCTTCTCGCTCCCGCTGTACCTGCTGTGCGCCCTGGCCCGCCGCAAGCGGCTCATGTCGCAGGAGGCCGCGGTCAAGTACTTCCTGCTGGGCTCGTTCGCCTCCGCGTTCACCCTGTTCGGCATCGCACTGCTGTACGGCTACGCGGGCTCGGTGTCGTACGGCACCATCGCGAAGGTCGTCGACGGCACGATCACCACCGTGGACCCGGCGCTCGTGGACACCATGGGCAACGACGCGCTGCTGCTGATCGGCGCCGCGATGATCGTCATGGGCCTGCTGTTCAAGGTCGGCGCCGTCCCGTTCCACATGTGGACGCCGGACGTCTACCAGGGTGCACCGACCCCGGTCACCGGCTTCATGGCGGCGGCGACCAAGGTGGCCGCGTTCGGCGCGCTGCTGCGCCTGTTGTACGTCGTCCTGCCGGGCCTGCGCTGGGACTGGCGGCCGGTCATGTGGGCCGTCGCGATCGTCACCATGCTCGGCGGTGCGATCGTCGCCATCACGCAGACCGACATCAAGCGGCTGCTGGCGTACTCGTCGATCGCGCACGCGGGATTCATCCTCGCGGGTGTCATCGCGACCACGCCGGACGGGGTGTCGTCCGTCCTCTTCTACCTGGCGGCCTACTCGTTCGTCACGATCGGCGCGTTCGCGGTGGTCACGCTGGTGCGTGACGCGGGCGGCGAGGCGACGCACCTGTCCAAGTGGGCCGGGCTCGGACGCAGGTCGCCGCTGGTGGCCGCCGTGTTCGCGGTGTTCCTGCTGGCCTTCGCCGGTATCCCGCTGACCTCCGGCTTCGCCGGGAAGTTCGCCGTGTTCAAGGCGGCGGCGGAAGGCGGCGCGGCGCCGCTCGTCGTGGTCGGTGTGATCTCGTCGGCCATCGCCGCGTTCTTCTACATCCGGGTGATCGTGCTGATGTTCTTCAGCGAGCCGCGCCCGGAGGGGCCGACGGTCGCCGTGCCGTCACCGCTGACGATGACGGCGATCGGGGTCGGCGTGGCGGTCACGCTGGTGCTCGGTGTGGCGCCGCAGTACTTCCTGGACCTGGCGAACCAGGCGGGAGTGTTCGTGCGCTGA
- the nuoL gene encoding NADH-quinone oxidoreductase subunit L, with the protein MENLIALLIAAPLLGAAVLLTGGRRLDAVGHWIGTILAAASFVFGAILFADLLGKNAEDRTLIQHLWTWIPVEGFQADVTFRLDQLSMTFVLLITGVGSLIHLYSIGYMEHDERRRRFFGYLNLFLAAMLLLVLADNYLLLYVGWEGVGLASYLLIGFWQHKPSAATAAKKAFLVNRVGDMGLSIAIMLMFTTFGTFAFGPVLGSHEKPGLVEGASEATLTGIALMLLLAACGKSAQVPLQSWLGDAMEGPTPVSALIHAATMVTAGVYLIVRSANIFNLAPDAQLVVTVVGAVTLLFGAIVGCAKDDIKKALAGSTMSQIGYMVLAAGLGPIGYVFAIMHLVTHGFFKAGLFLGAGSVMHGMNDEVDMRKYGGLRKYMPVTFVTFGLGYLAIIGFPGLSGFFSKDKIIEAAFAKGGTEGWILGGAALLGAAITAFYMTRVMLMTFFGEERWKNQPTRSPEAPSAEPAAEHHGEHAEPHPHESPKSMTIPMIVLAFGSVFAGGLFSVGDRFLHWLEPITGHDHGDAPISATTVTAATVTVMVIGVAIAWLQYGRRPVPVVAPRGSLLTRAARRDLLQDDFNHVVLVRGGEHLTRSLVYVDHTLVDGVVNGTAASVGGLSGRMRKLQNGYARSYAVSMFGGAAILVAATLLMRAV; encoded by the coding sequence GTGGAGAACCTGATCGCGCTGCTCATCGCGGCGCCTCTGCTCGGAGCGGCGGTCCTGCTGACCGGCGGCCGGCGGCTGGACGCCGTCGGCCACTGGATCGGCACGATCCTCGCCGCCGCTTCCTTCGTGTTCGGCGCCATCCTCTTCGCCGACCTGCTCGGCAAGAACGCCGAGGACCGCACGCTCATCCAGCACCTGTGGACCTGGATCCCGGTCGAGGGCTTCCAGGCGGACGTCACCTTCCGCCTCGACCAGCTGTCCATGACGTTCGTCCTGCTGATCACCGGCGTCGGCTCGCTGATCCACCTGTACTCGATCGGGTACATGGAGCACGACGAGCGCCGCCGCCGCTTCTTCGGCTATCTGAACCTGTTCCTCGCGGCGATGCTGCTGCTCGTCCTCGCTGACAACTACCTGCTGCTGTACGTCGGCTGGGAGGGCGTCGGTCTCGCCTCCTACCTGCTGATCGGCTTCTGGCAGCACAAGCCCAGCGCGGCCACCGCGGCGAAGAAGGCCTTCCTGGTCAACCGCGTCGGCGACATGGGCCTGTCGATCGCGATCATGCTGATGTTCACGACGTTCGGCACCTTCGCCTTCGGCCCTGTCCTCGGCAGCCACGAGAAGCCCGGACTCGTCGAGGGCGCCTCCGAGGCCACGCTCACCGGCATCGCCCTGATGCTGCTGCTGGCCGCCTGCGGGAAGTCCGCCCAGGTGCCGCTGCAGTCCTGGCTCGGGGACGCGATGGAGGGCCCGACCCCGGTCTCGGCCCTCATCCACGCGGCGACCATGGTGACCGCGGGCGTCTATCTGATCGTCCGCTCCGCCAACATCTTCAACCTCGCTCCGGACGCCCAGCTCGTCGTCACCGTCGTCGGTGCCGTCACGCTTCTGTTCGGTGCGATCGTCGGTTGCGCGAAGGACGACATCAAGAAGGCGCTGGCCGGCTCGACCATGTCGCAGATCGGCTACATGGTCCTCGCCGCGGGCCTCGGCCCCATCGGCTACGTCTTCGCGATCATGCACCTCGTGACGCACGGCTTCTTCAAGGCCGGGCTCTTCCTCGGGGCCGGTTCGGTCATGCACGGCATGAACGACGAGGTCGACATGAGGAAGTACGGCGGCCTGCGCAAGTACATGCCGGTCACCTTCGTCACCTTCGGCCTCGGCTACCTCGCCATCATCGGCTTCCCGGGCCTGTCCGGCTTCTTCTCGAAGGACAAGATCATCGAGGCGGCCTTCGCCAAGGGCGGCACCGAGGGCTGGATCCTCGGCGGCGCGGCCCTGCTGGGCGCGGCCATCACCGCCTTCTACATGACGCGCGTGATGCTGATGACGTTCTTCGGCGAGGAGCGCTGGAAGAACCAGCCCACCCGCTCCCCAGAGGCCCCGAGCGCCGAGCCCGCCGCCGAGCACCACGGCGAGCACGCCGAGCCCCACCCGCACGAGTCCCCCAAGTCCATGACGATCCCGATGATCGTGCTGGCCTTCGGATCGGTCTTCGCAGGCGGACTGTTCAGCGTCGGCGATCGCTTCCTGCACTGGCTGGAGCCCATCACCGGGCACGACCACGGAGACGCGCCGATCAGCGCGACCACGGTCACGGCGGCCACGGTGACCGTGATGGTCATCGGCGTCGCGATCGCCTGGCTCCAGTACGGCCGCCGCCCGGTCCCGGTCGTCGCCCCGCGCGGGTCGCTGCTCACCCGGGCCGCCCGGCGCGACCTGCTCCAGGACGACTTCAACCACGTCGTCCTGGTCCGCGGCGGAGAGCACCTCACGCGCTCCCTGGTCTACGTCGACCACACGCTGGTCGACGGCGTGGTCAACGGCACGGCGGCCTCGGTCGGCGGCCTCTCCGGGCGGATGCGCAAGCTGCAGAACGGCTACGCGCGGTCGTACGCGGTCTCGATGTTCGGCGGCGCGGCGATCCTCGTCGCCGCGACCCTGCTGATGAGGGCGGTCTGA
- a CDS encoding fumarate reductase/succinate dehydrogenase flavoprotein subunit — translation MTTSVNPPLEIPALTDAEELTCDVLVIGGGTAGTMAALTAAEHGADVILLEKAHVRHSGALAMGMDGVNNAVIPGRAEPDDYVAEITRANDGIVDQSTVRQTATRGFGMVQRLESYGVKFEKDEHGDYAVRQVHRSGSYVLPMPEGKDVKKVLYRQLRRREMRERIRIENRVMPVRVLTALEDGRAVGAVGFNTRTGAFVTVRAGAVILATGACGRLGLPASGYLYGTYENPTNAGDGYAMAYHAGAELTGIECFQINPLIKDYNGPACAYVANPFGGYQVNRHGERFVDSDYWSGQMMAEFAAEVASDRGPVYLKLSHLPEESISSLESILHSTERPTRGTFHEGRGHDYRTHDIEMHISEIGLCGGHSASGVRVDDHARTTVPRLYAAGDLACVPHNYMIGAFVFGDLAGADASQYAPYEGELPLDQLREAHELIYRPLRNPDGPPQPQVEYKLRRFVNDYVAPPKSGARLSLALESFERMRADIASMGARTAHELMRCAEVSFIRDCAEMAARASLARTESRWGLYHDRLDHPHRDDASWFHHLDLHKSPSGAMEFTARPVAPYLVPIDEFTPVGGASRHLGEVHAEVVATAGAREVAPVAVGQFGATSDTSTDRRGADTVADAPASPAPVSSAPVSPRLLELLALAEQEPELAVVRPYLSDPEPAVRRTAVTVLTETAPPGTGPVLAKALTDHDQGVRAAAAASLRELVETLPPEPALREGLAAALDEADPVVRAAALDVLRALRLGDTELFAGALTDSDIAVRIEAVRALVSVDAAVELARAATADPSREVRVTIAKALATVSAERPLGVVLDALTRLTEDTDALVRGAAYGALGTTGCPPPLATRAVSALSAAAWQVRSGAATALSAADSDVAVPALAKALADPNADVRKAAVLALTRHTSTDDARAALATATTDSDADVRAYAARAL, via the coding sequence GTGACCACCTCCGTGAACCCGCCCCTGGAGATCCCCGCGCTCACCGACGCCGAGGAACTCACCTGCGACGTCCTTGTCATCGGCGGCGGCACCGCCGGCACCATGGCGGCCCTGACCGCCGCCGAGCACGGCGCGGACGTCATCCTGCTGGAGAAGGCCCACGTCCGGCACTCCGGCGCCCTCGCCATGGGCATGGACGGCGTCAACAACGCGGTCATCCCCGGCCGCGCCGAACCGGACGACTACGTCGCCGAGATCACCCGCGCCAACGACGGCATCGTCGACCAGTCCACCGTCCGCCAGACCGCCACCCGCGGCTTCGGGATGGTGCAGCGCTTGGAGTCGTACGGCGTGAAGTTCGAGAAGGACGAGCACGGCGACTACGCGGTCCGCCAGGTCCATCGCTCCGGTTCGTACGTGCTGCCGATGCCGGAGGGCAAGGACGTCAAGAAGGTCCTGTACCGGCAGCTGCGGCGGCGCGAGATGCGGGAGCGGATCCGCATCGAGAACCGGGTGATGCCGGTGCGGGTGCTGACCGCTCTCGAGGACGGGCGTGCGGTGGGCGCGGTCGGCTTCAACACGCGTACGGGCGCGTTCGTCACGGTCCGCGCCGGCGCGGTGATCCTGGCGACCGGCGCCTGCGGCCGCCTGGGCCTGCCCGCCTCCGGCTACCTGTACGGCACCTACGAGAACCCGACCAACGCGGGCGACGGCTACGCCATGGCCTACCACGCGGGCGCCGAGCTCACCGGCATCGAGTGCTTCCAGATCAACCCGCTGATCAAGGACTACAACGGACCCGCCTGCGCGTACGTCGCCAACCCCTTCGGCGGCTACCAGGTCAACCGGCACGGCGAGCGCTTCGTCGACTCCGACTACTGGTCCGGCCAGATGATGGCCGAGTTCGCGGCGGAGGTCGCGTCCGACCGGGGGCCGGTGTACCTGAAGCTGAGCCACCTCCCCGAGGAGTCGATCTCGTCCCTGGAGTCGATCCTGCACTCCACGGAACGGCCCACGCGAGGCACGTTCCACGAGGGCCGCGGTCACGACTACCGCACCCACGACATCGAGATGCACATCTCCGAGATCGGCCTGTGCGGCGGCCATTCGGCCTCCGGCGTCCGCGTCGACGACCACGCCCGTACGACCGTCCCCCGCCTCTACGCCGCCGGCGACCTGGCCTGCGTCCCGCACAACTACATGATCGGCGCGTTCGTCTTCGGTGACCTGGCGGGCGCGGACGCCTCCCAGTATGCGCCGTACGAAGGGGAGTTGCCGCTCGACCAGCTCCGCGAGGCCCACGAACTGATCTACCGCCCGCTGCGCAACCCGGACGGCCCGCCGCAACCCCAGGTCGAGTACAAGCTCCGCCGCTTCGTGAACGACTACGTGGCCCCGCCGAAGTCGGGGGCGCGGCTGTCGCTGGCCCTGGAGTCCTTCGAACGGATGCGCGCCGACATCGCCTCGATGGGCGCCCGCACCGCGCACGAGCTGATGCGCTGCGCCGAGGTTTCCTTCATCCGCGACTGCGCCGAGATGGCCGCGCGCGCCTCCCTCGCCCGCACGGAGTCCCGCTGGGGCCTCTACCACGACCGTCTCGACCACCCCCATCGCGACGACGCCTCTTGGTTCCACCACCTCGACCTGCACAAGTCCCCCTCCGGTGCGATGGAGTTCACGGCCCGTCCTGTGGCTCCCTATCTGGTCCCGATCGACGAGTTCACCCCTGTCGGTGGCGCCTCCCGGCACCTCGGCGAGGTCCACGCCGAGGTGGTGGCGACGGCCGGGGCGCGGGAGGTGGCCCCGGTCGCCGTCGGACAGTTCGGTGCCACGAGCGACACGTCCACCGACCGCCGCGGTGCCGACACCGTGGCGGACGCCCCGGCCTCACCCGCCCCGGTCTCTTCCGCCCCGGTCTCACCCCGTCTGCTCGAACTCCTCGCTCTCGCCGAGCAGGAACCCGAACTCGCCGTCGTCCGTCCCTACTTGTCCGACCCCGAGCCCGCTGTGCGCCGTACGGCCGTCACCGTCCTGACGGAGACCGCGCCACCGGGGACCGGACCGGTCCTCGCCAAGGCCCTCACCGACCACGACCAGGGCGTCCGCGCCGCCGCGGCCGCGTCCCTGCGCGAACTCGTCGAGACTCTCCCACCCGAGCCCGCCCTCCGCGAGGGTCTCGCCGCTGCCCTGGACGAAGCCGACCCGGTCGTCCGGGCCGCCGCCCTGGACGTCCTGCGTGCCCTGCGCCTCGGCGACACGGAACTGTTCGCCGGGGCCCTCACCGACTCGGACATCGCCGTACGCATCGAGGCCGTCCGCGCCCTCGTCTCGGTGGACGCCGCCGTGGAACTCGCCCGCGCGGCGACCGCCGACCCCTCTCGCGAGGTCCGCGTGACGATCGCCAAGGCACTGGCCACGGTGTCGGCGGAACGCCCGCTCGGCGTCGTCCTCGACGCCTTGACCCGTCTCACCGAGGACACCGACGCCCTGGTACGGGGAGCCGCTTACGGAGCGCTGGGCACCACCGGCTGCCCCCCGCCCCTCGCCACCCGCGCCGTCTCCGCCCTGTCGGCCGCCGCCTGGCAGGTCCGGTCGGGTGCCGCGACGGCGCTGTCCGCCGCCGATTCCGACGTGGCCGTCCCCGCCCTCGCCAAGGCCCTCGCCGACCCGAACGCCGACGTCCGCAAGGCCGCCGTCCTCGCCCTGACCCGGCACACGAGCACCGACGACGCCCGCGCGGCCCTGGCCACGGCGACGACGGACTCGGACGCGGACGTCAGGGCGTATGCGGCGCGGGCCTTGTGA
- the nuoK gene encoding NADH-quinone oxidoreductase subunit NuoK → MNPVNYLYLAALLFTIGATGVLIRRNAIVVFMCIELMLNACNLAFVAFSRMHGNLDGQIIAFFTMVVAAAEVVVGLAIIVSLFRSRHSASVDDASLMKL, encoded by the coding sequence GTGAACCCGGTCAACTATCTCTACCTCGCCGCCCTGTTGTTCACGATCGGCGCCACCGGCGTGCTGATCAGGCGCAACGCCATCGTCGTGTTCATGTGCATCGAGCTCATGCTCAACGCCTGCAACCTCGCGTTCGTCGCCTTCTCCCGGATGCACGGCAATCTCGACGGCCAGATCATCGCCTTCTTCACGATGGTCGTCGCCGCCGCGGAGGTCGTGGTCGGGCTCGCGATCATCGTGTCGCTGTTCCGTTCCCGCCACTCGGCCTCGGTCGACGACGCCAGCCTGATGAAGCTGTAA
- the recQ gene encoding DNA helicase RecQ translates to MGGMGGISEMPGITGTPDASDSEALATLHRVFGYDAFRGEQEEIIEHVVAGGDAVVLMPTGGGKSLCYQIPSLVRPGTGIVVSPLIALMQDQVNALRALGVRAGFMNSTQDFDERRVVEAEFLAGELDLLYLAPERLKLDATQDLLSRGKIAVFAIDEAHCVSQWGHDFRPDYLTLSVLGQRWPDVPRIALTATATRATHQEITQRLNMPTARHFEASFDRPNIQYRIVPKADPKKQLLAFLREEHAGDAGIVYCLSRKSVEATAEFLSRNGIEAVPYHAGLDAGTRAAHQSRFLREDGLVVVATIAFGMGIDKPDVRFVAHLDLPKSVEGYYQETGRAGRDGLASTAWMAYGLNDVIQQRKMIQSSEGDEAFRRRAAAHLDSMLALCETAQCRRGQLLNYFGQEPEPTGCGNCDTCLTPPETWDGTVAAQKVLSTVVRLQRERGQKFGAVQIVDILLGKRTGKVIQFDHDQLSVFGIGEELSEGEWRGVVRQLLAQGLLAVEGDYGTLVLTEASGAVLRREREVPLRKEPKKPVSAKSSSSSPSGRGKAKAVVAELPEALVPAFEALRAWRAEQAREQGVPAYVIFHDATLREIVTVWPTSVTQLGSVGGVGEKKLMTYGEGVIEVLAGLADGGAAANTPDQAGDADPGADHWPEMDAEPAPEDDWI, encoded by the coding sequence ATGGGCGGGATGGGCGGTATCAGCGAGATGCCAGGGATCACCGGGACACCGGACGCGAGCGACAGCGAGGCACTCGCCACGCTGCACCGGGTCTTCGGATACGACGCCTTCCGCGGCGAGCAGGAAGAGATCATCGAGCATGTGGTGGCCGGCGGCGACGCCGTCGTGCTCATGCCGACCGGCGGCGGCAAGTCGCTGTGCTACCAGATTCCGTCACTGGTCAGACCCGGCACGGGCATCGTCGTCTCACCGCTCATCGCGCTGATGCAGGACCAGGTGAACGCGCTCAGGGCGCTCGGCGTGCGCGCCGGGTTCATGAACTCCACGCAGGACTTCGACGAGCGCCGCGTGGTGGAGGCAGAGTTCCTGGCCGGAGAGCTGGACCTGCTCTACCTCGCGCCGGAGCGGCTGAAGCTGGACGCCACCCAGGACCTGCTCTCCCGCGGCAAGATCGCCGTCTTCGCCATCGACGAGGCGCACTGCGTCTCGCAGTGGGGCCACGACTTCCGTCCCGACTATCTGACGCTGTCGGTGCTCGGCCAGCGCTGGCCCGACGTCCCGCGGATCGCGCTCACCGCGACGGCCACGCGTGCCACGCACCAAGAGATCACCCAGCGGCTGAACATGCCGACGGCCCGGCACTTCGAGGCGAGCTTCGACCGGCCCAACATCCAGTACCGGATCGTGCCGAAGGCCGACCCCAAGAAGCAGTTGCTGGCCTTCCTGCGCGAGGAGCACGCGGGCGACGCGGGCATCGTGTACTGCCTCTCCCGCAAGTCGGTGGAGGCCACGGCCGAGTTCCTCTCCCGCAACGGCATCGAGGCGGTCCCGTATCACGCGGGCCTGGACGCGGGCACCCGCGCCGCACACCAGTCCCGCTTCCTGCGCGAGGACGGCCTGGTCGTGGTGGCGACCATCGCCTTCGGCATGGGCATCGACAAGCCGGACGTCCGCTTCGTCGCCCACCTCGACCTGCCCAAGTCGGTCGAGGGCTACTACCAGGAGACGGGCCGCGCGGGGCGTGACGGACTGGCGTCCACGGCCTGGATGGCCTACGGCCTCAACGACGTCATACAGCAGCGCAAGATGATCCAGTCGAGCGAGGGCGACGAGGCGTTCCGGCGCCGGGCCGCCGCCCACCTGGACTCGATGCTCGCGCTGTGCGAGACCGCCCAGTGCAGGCGCGGACAGCTCCTGAACTACTTCGGCCAGGAACCGGAGCCGACGGGCTGCGGCAACTGCGACACCTGCCTCACACCGCCGGAGACCTGGGACGGCACGGTCGCGGCCCAGAAGGTGCTCTCGACGGTGGTGCGGCTGCAGCGGGAGCGCGGGCAGAAGTTCGGCGCGGTGCAGATCGTCGACATCCTGCTCGGCAAGCGCACCGGCAAGGTCATCCAGTTCGACCACGACCAGCTGTCGGTGTTCGGCATCGGCGAGGAGCTCTCCGAGGGTGAATGGCGAGGTGTCGTAAGGCAGTTGCTGGCCCAGGGGCTGCTCGCGGTCGAAGGGGACTACGGCACGCTGGTGCTGACCGAGGCGAGCGGTGCGGTACTGCGGCGGGAGCGGGAGGTGCCGCTGCGGAAGGAACCGAAGAAGCCGGTGAGCGCCAAGTCGTCCTCCTCGTCCCCTTCCGGTCGGGGCAAGGCCAAGGCCGTGGTGGCCGAGCTGCCCGAGGCGCTGGTGCCGGCGTTCGAGGCACTGCGGGCCTGGCGCGCCGAGCAGGCCCGTGAGCAGGGCGTCCCGGCGTACGTCATCTTCCACGACGCCACGCTCAGGGAGATCGTCACGGTGTGGCCCACGTCGGTGACGCAGCTCGGAAGCGTCGGCGGGGTCGGTGAGAAGAAGCTCATGACGTACGGGGAGGGTGTGATCGAGGTGCTCGCCGGGCTGGCCGACGGCGGTGCGGCCGCCAACACACCGGACCAGGCCGGTGACGCGGATCCCGGCGCGGACCACTGGCCCGAGATGGACGCGGAGCCGGCGCCCGAGGACGACTGGATATAG
- a CDS encoding NADH-quinone oxidoreductase subunit M, producing the protein MSFPLLTATAALPAIGAIATAAVPAARRTAAKWLALLVSLATLALAIAVLVRFDPDGARYQLTESHAWIADFGVRYELGVDGIGVALLALTALLIPFIILAGWHDADPLETGSRRWRPTQGFFALILAVEAMVIISFEATDVFLFYIFFEAMLIPMYFLIGGFGDRAHAGSDEKAAAQRSYAAVKFLLYNLVGGLIMLAAVIGLYVVAGNFSLQEIAEARANGSLDMATNTERWLFLGFFFAFAVKAPLWPLHTWLPNAMGEATAPVAVLITAVVDKVGTFAMLRFCLQLFPEASKWATPAILVLAVISIIYGALLAVGQRDIKRLVAYASISHFGFIIMGIFAMTSQGQSGATLYMVNHGISTAALMLVAGFLISRRGSRLIADYGGVQKVAPVLAGTFLIGGLATLSLPGLAPFVSEFLVLVGTFARYPAIGIIATFGIVLAALYTLVLYQRTMTGPVKPEVSAMPDLRMRELVVVAPLVVLLIFLGVYPKPVTDIVNPAVKSTMSDVHKKDPKPEVEAAK; encoded by the coding sequence ATGTCCTTTCCTCTGCTGACAGCGACGGCGGCGCTCCCGGCGATCGGCGCGATCGCCACGGCCGCCGTGCCGGCCGCGCGACGCACCGCGGCCAAGTGGCTGGCGCTGCTCGTCTCCCTCGCCACACTCGCCCTCGCGATCGCCGTCCTGGTCCGCTTCGACCCGGACGGCGCCCGCTACCAGCTCACCGAATCGCACGCCTGGATCGCGGACTTCGGGGTCCGGTACGAACTGGGCGTGGACGGCATCGGAGTGGCGCTTCTCGCGCTGACCGCGCTGCTGATCCCGTTCATCATCCTGGCGGGCTGGCACGACGCCGACCCGCTGGAGACCGGAAGCAGGCGGTGGCGGCCGACGCAGGGCTTCTTCGCCCTGATCCTGGCCGTCGAGGCGATGGTGATCATCTCCTTCGAGGCCACCGACGTCTTCCTCTTCTACATCTTCTTCGAAGCCATGCTCATCCCGATGTACTTCCTCATCGGCGGCTTCGGGGACCGTGCCCACGCGGGCTCCGACGAGAAGGCGGCGGCCCAACGCTCGTACGCCGCCGTGAAGTTCCTCCTCTACAACCTGGTCGGCGGCCTGATCATGCTGGCCGCGGTGATCGGCCTCTACGTGGTCGCCGGGAACTTCAGCCTCCAGGAGATCGCCGAGGCGCGGGCCAACGGCTCGCTCGACATGGCGACGAACACCGAACGCTGGCTGTTCCTCGGGTTCTTCTTCGCCTTCGCGGTGAAGGCGCCTCTGTGGCCGCTGCACACCTGGCTGCCCAACGCGATGGGGGAGGCCACCGCCCCGGTGGCCGTGCTCATCACGGCGGTCGTCGACAAGGTGGGCACCTTCGCGATGCTCCGCTTCTGCCTCCAGCTCTTCCCGGAGGCCAGCAAGTGGGCGACGCCCGCGATCCTGGTCCTGGCGGTGATCAGCATCATCTACGGGGCGCTGCTCGCGGTCGGCCAGCGGGACATCAAGCGGCTGGTGGCCTACGCGTCGATCTCGCACTTCGGCTTCATCATCATGGGCATCTTCGCGATGACCAGCCAGGGCCAGTCCGGCGCGACGCTCTACATGGTCAACCACGGGATCTCGACGGCCGCGCTGATGCTGGTGGCCGGGTTCCTGATCTCGCGGCGCGGCTCGCGGCTCATCGCTGACTACGGCGGTGTCCAGAAGGTCGCCCCGGTGCTCGCCGGCACCTTCCTGATCGGCGGCCTGGCGACCCTCTCGCTGCCGGGGCTCGCGCCCTTCGTGAGTGAGTTCCTGGTCCTGGTCGGCACGTTCGCGCGCTACCCGGCGATCGGCATCATCGCGACGTTCGGCATCGTGCTCGCCGCGCTCTACACCCTCGTCCTCTACCAGCGGACGATGACGGGCCCGGTGAAGCCGGAGGTCTCCGCGATGCCGGACCTCCGCATGCGTGAGCTCGTGGTCGTCGCCCCGCTGGTCGTCCTGCTGATCTTCCTGGGCGTCTACCCGAAGCCCGTCACGGACATCGTGAACCCGGCGGTGAAGTCGACCATGTCCGACGTACACAAGAAGGACCCCAAGCCCGAGGTGGAGGCGGCCAAGTGA